The following coding sequences lie in one Vicinamibacterales bacterium genomic window:
- a CDS encoding SurA N-terminal domain-containing protein codes for MFNRSSRVPSASSLVMPLLLAALAGACGSSGGAATPAPSADAWAVVNGREITGAEVDKAYRRALQTTATPSQEELLTAKLQLLEDMIVQDLLIAKAQTLKIEVTPTEVDAAFNDAKKDIPDEAFQNELKSRQLTADEMREGVRKELIARKVIEQEITAKVNVSDQELSSFYEANKAQFNFPEDAIHLAQIVVTAGPDQQTANRAGNDATTPQEAAQKMQMLTERLKQGASFPDLARDFSEDPDSAPRGGDLGFVPVSRIRQAPPQLRDAVLKSEPGTIHTVNAGGVYQIVLVVAKEAAGQRDLNTPAVKDGITATLRGRKEQLLRTAFLQSLKNGATVMNLAAQKVVESPGALPSLMPKAPGTE; via the coding sequence ATGTTCAATCGCTCCAGCCGGGTTCCATCCGCCTCGTCGCTCGTGATGCCGCTGCTGCTGGCCGCCCTGGCGGGCGCCTGCGGTTCCTCCGGCGGGGCTGCCACGCCGGCGCCGTCGGCCGACGCCTGGGCCGTGGTGAACGGCCGCGAGATCACGGGTGCCGAGGTGGACAAGGCCTATCGCCGCGCCCTGCAGACGACGGCCACGCCCTCGCAGGAGGAGCTCCTCACCGCGAAGCTCCAGCTGCTCGAGGACATGATCGTGCAGGACCTGCTCATCGCGAAGGCGCAGACGCTGAAGATCGAGGTCACGCCCACCGAGGTGGACGCGGCGTTCAACGACGCCAAGAAGGACATCCCCGACGAGGCCTTCCAGAACGAGCTGAAGAGCCGCCAGCTGACGGCCGACGAGATGCGCGAGGGCGTGCGCAAGGAGCTCATCGCGCGCAAGGTGATCGAGCAGGAGATCACGGCCAAGGTGAACGTGAGCGACCAGGAACTGTCGTCGTTCTACGAGGCCAACAAGGCCCAGTTCAACTTCCCCGAGGACGCCATCCACCTGGCGCAGATCGTGGTGACGGCCGGGCCCGACCAGCAGACCGCGAACCGGGCGGGCAACGACGCGACGACCCCCCAGGAGGCCGCGCAGAAGATGCAGATGCTCACGGAGCGGCTGAAGCAGGGCGCGTCGTTCCCCGATCTCGCCCGTGACTTCTCCGAGGACCCGGACTCGGCCCCGCGGGGGGGCGACCTGGGCTTCGTGCCGGTCTCCCGGATCCGCCAGGCCCCGCCGCAGCTGCGCGACGCCGTGCTGAAGTCCGAGCCCGGCACCATTCACACCGTGAACGCCGGCGGCGTCTATCAGATCGTCCTGGTCGTGGCGAAGGAAGCGGCCGGACAGCGCGACCTGAACACGCCCGCCGTCAAGGACGGCATCACGGCCACGCTGCGCGGCCGCAAGGAACAGCTCCTGCGCACGGCCTTCCTGCAGTCCCTCAAGAACGGCGCCACGGTGATGAACCTCGCCGCGCAGAAGGTCGTCGAGTCGCCGGGGGCGCTGCCGAGCCTGATGCCCAAGGCGCCCGGCACCGAGTAG
- a CDS encoding serine hydrolase yields the protein MRLALLTLAAAVLAACNADPPTRSLGPPTGSPQPATLQALLDAEIPAIPARSGIWVKHLTTGEEGAVRADDVFNSASVIKIPVAVKLLEMADAGTIDLARRISLRAEDVRGGSGVFRYHDPGLQPTIRDVILQMIITSDNTATDLAIGLAGGVDAVNAWIANKGYADGMTLVQTTGDLFAKYNALAPSDDRNAKTNGDHAYWLGELTPRATGRMLEAIERRELPSKTGAEELLRMLRAQQSGARRLPHFLPPGVAVAHKTGDFPPVLANDVGIVYAKSGPVVVAFFLNAITEPYGEAEDRMGRLTQRIVAYVDR from the coding sequence ATGCGACTCGCGCTCCTCACCCTGGCGGCCGCCGTCCTCGCGGCCTGCAATGCCGACCCGCCCACCCGCTCCCTCGGGCCGCCGACCGGCTCGCCGCAGCCGGCCACGCTGCAGGCGCTGCTCGATGCCGAGATCCCCGCGATCCCGGCCCGCAGCGGCATCTGGGTGAAGCACCTCACGACGGGCGAAGAAGGCGCCGTCCGCGCCGACGACGTCTTCAACAGCGCCAGCGTCATCAAGATCCCGGTGGCCGTGAAACTGCTGGAGATGGCCGACGCCGGGACGATCGACCTGGCCCGGCGGATCTCGCTCCGCGCCGAGGACGTGCGCGGCGGGTCCGGCGTGTTCCGCTACCACGACCCGGGCCTGCAGCCGACGATCCGGGACGTCATCCTGCAGATGATCATCACGAGCGACAACACGGCCACCGATCTGGCCATCGGCCTGGCGGGCGGCGTCGACGCCGTGAACGCCTGGATCGCGAACAAGGGCTACGCCGACGGCATGACCCTCGTGCAGACGACGGGCGACCTCTTCGCGAAGTACAACGCCCTCGCGCCGAGTGACGACCGGAACGCGAAGACCAACGGCGACCACGCCTACTGGCTCGGCGAGCTCACGCCCCGGGCCACCGGCCGCATGCTGGAGGCGATCGAGCGGCGCGAGCTGCCGTCGAAGACGGGGGCCGAGGAGCTGCTCCGGATGCTCCGCGCCCAGCAGTCGGGCGCGCGGCGCCTGCCGCACTTCCTGCCGCCGGGGGTGGCGGTGGCGCACAAGACGGGCGACTTCCCGCCGGTGCTGGCCAACGACGTGGGCATCGTCTACGCGAAGTCGGGGCCCGTCGTGGTGGCGTTCTTCCTGAACGCCATCACCGAGCCCTACGGCGAGGCCGAGGATCGCATGGGCCGCCTGACCCAGCGGATCGTGGCCTACGTGGACCGCTGA
- a CDS encoding glycoside hydrolase family 88 protein has translation MIDRRRAAGAALAMLAACAGAAGGQTPPGSLAASLMAVAPAGEPYVVAPIGLTARGRGIAAIEPAVTALASQPRIVLVGGLDGAADGAQAVLDLLTWRFGDFVEMRNRRRWQVAAVPCALPDRCDPASVAGGGTPAAGPEPAFPPDGGYYDAPELRETRFLWRWVTMLGPDLVIEIRRGPALEWRANPLARSRVPGSGEAAATSLAGALGAAAPAGLAPVAAVQVSGPPADVARALREFLDLRPTPSPSPLGRALMARQLRSPLDLARLLAARYPANPIMSYIPALAWSGAFRVSAITGDPQYRDRAVAQMQPFLTGEKPAIGATPLLTSLAGHQAFFDLAALGGHDDADALARRAADAILGQGPDEIVRFATSWTDDMFMATSVLARAAERTGEVRYADAVARLLTTYVTRLQRPDRVFVHARSGPYAWGRGNGFAAFGLMEALTHLPATWPARPAVLEAFRRLMDGMRRHQAPDGAWHQVIDEPGTYRELTATAMIVAAMARGVRLGWLDRSFDDVVDKGWRAVQVRVTDAGELVDVCTGTGAGRDATREYYLNRPAIIGPDDRGGAMALTAALEVHDLQASR, from the coding sequence ATGATCGACCGTCGTCGCGCCGCCGGCGCAGCCCTCGCCATGCTCGCGGCCTGTGCCGGAGCCGCTGGCGGGCAGACCCCTCCAGGATCCCTGGCGGCTTCGCTCATGGCCGTGGCGCCGGCCGGGGAGCCCTACGTCGTCGCGCCGATCGGGCTCACCGCCAGGGGGCGCGGCATCGCGGCGATCGAGCCGGCGGTGACGGCGCTGGCCTCGCAGCCGCGCATCGTGCTCGTCGGCGGACTCGACGGGGCAGCCGACGGTGCGCAGGCGGTGCTGGACCTGCTCACGTGGCGCTTCGGCGACTTCGTCGAGATGCGCAACCGCCGGCGCTGGCAGGTGGCCGCCGTGCCCTGCGCCCTGCCCGATCGCTGCGATCCGGCCTCCGTGGCCGGCGGCGGCACGCCCGCGGCCGGGCCCGAGCCGGCGTTCCCGCCCGACGGCGGGTACTACGATGCCCCGGAGTTGCGCGAGACGCGCTTCCTGTGGCGGTGGGTGACCATGCTCGGACCGGACCTCGTCATCGAGATCCGGCGCGGCCCGGCGCTCGAGTGGCGGGCCAACCCGCTGGCGCGGTCGCGGGTGCCCGGCAGCGGCGAGGCCGCCGCCACGTCGCTGGCCGGCGCGCTCGGCGCCGCGGCGCCCGCGGGCCTGGCGCCGGTGGCTGCCGTGCAGGTCAGCGGTCCGCCGGCCGACGTGGCGCGCGCGCTTCGGGAGTTCCTGGACCTGCGGCCCACGCCGTCGCCGTCGCCGCTCGGGCGCGCGCTGATGGCCAGGCAGCTCCGGTCGCCGCTCGACCTCGCGCGGCTGCTCGCCGCGCGCTACCCGGCCAATCCGATCATGAGCTACATCCCGGCGCTCGCCTGGAGCGGCGCGTTTCGGGTGTCGGCGATCACGGGCGATCCGCAGTACCGGGATCGGGCCGTTGCCCAGATGCAGCCGTTCCTCACCGGCGAGAAGCCCGCCATCGGCGCGACGCCACTCCTCACGAGCCTGGCCGGCCACCAGGCGTTCTTCGACCTGGCGGCGCTCGGGGGCCACGACGATGCCGACGCGCTCGCGCGACGTGCCGCCGACGCCATCCTGGGACAAGGGCCAGACGAGATCGTCCGCTTCGCCACGTCGTGGACCGACGACATGTTCATGGCGACCTCGGTCCTGGCGCGCGCGGCCGAGCGGACGGGCGAGGTCCGGTACGCCGACGCGGTCGCCCGCCTGCTCACCACGTATGTCACGCGGCTCCAGCGTCCCGACCGCGTGTTCGTCCACGCCCGCAGCGGCCCCTACGCCTGGGGCCGTGGCAACGGGTTCGCGGCGTTCGGCCTCATGGAGGCGCTGACGCACCTGCCCGCGACGTGGCCGGCACGGCCTGCCGTGCTCGAGGCCTTCCGGCGGCTGATGGACGGCATGCGGCGTCACCAGGCCCCCGACGGCGCCTGGCACCAGGTGATCGACGAGCCCGGCACCTATCGCGAGCTGACGGCCACGGCCATGATCGTCGCGGCCATGGCGCGGGGCGTGCGCCTGGGATGGCTCGACCGGAGCTTCGACGACGTGGTGGACAAGGGCTGGCGCGCCGTCCAGGTCCGCGTGACCGACGCCGGCGAGCTGGTGGACGTCTGCACCGGCACCGGCGCCGGACGCGACGCCACCCGCGAGTACTACCTGAACCGGCCGGCCATCATCGGCCCCGACGACCGCGGCGGCGCCATGGCCCTCACCGCGGCGCTCGAGGTCCACGACCTGCAGGCATCGCGATAG